Proteins encoded in a region of the Desulfonauticus submarinus genome:
- a CDS encoding cereblon family protein yields MLYYFLKQPLKPSLIKKEKQKTSTQKEPGILCVTCSNLITYPKYKIEINNQHTHTFFNPQGIIFEIGCFSNAWGYVTIGPKSSEFSWFPPYKWQVVLCSICNSHLGWQYSFGHDTFFGFILSQLKEIPL; encoded by the coding sequence ATGTTGTACTATTTTCTAAAACAACCACTTAAACCTTCTCTCATTAAAAAAGAAAAACAAAAAACCTCTACTCAAAAAGAGCCAGGAATCTTATGCGTAACATGTTCTAATCTTATTACTTATCCCAAATACAAAATAGAAATAAATAATCAACACACTCATACCTTTTTTAATCCTCAAGGTATCATATTTGAGATAGGCTGTTTTTCCAATGCTTGGGGATATGTAACAATTGGTCCTAAGAGTTCAGAGTTTAGTTGGTTTCCTCCCTATAAATGGCAGGTGGTTCTCTGTTCTATATGCAACAGTCATTTGGGATGGCAATACAGCTTTGGACATGATACATTTTTTGGTTTTATCTTATCTCAACTAAAAGAAATACCCTTATAA
- a CDS encoding aldehyde ferredoxin oxidoreductase N-terminal domain-containing protein: MTKIKVLFINLNTQKIKIEYISPKGTLLGGSGLAAWLYEQYGLFNQPAEHPKQPLIFSIGPLTGLYPMMSKVVMAFKSPYNQQYAESHAGGRLALAIKFSGYHAIVIQGKCPQLSVIEVGDKKINFFSTPFLKQEDVFNTGKILRKISTLPPGKRSILRIGPAGENQIAIACVNVDTYRHFGRLGGGAIFGAKNLKGIIIGGNSSYSLQNLSNLKEYNNLYQQIYNTITTTKAVHKYHDIGTAQNLIPLNELRCLPWNNLQKTSDPGIKGISGELFAQKLLLRKAACSGCPVGCIHIGILREQFAKEHEYLYRQVSYDYEPIFALGSMLGIKRAKQVLKLLDKVEKVGLDAISSGVLLAYVTEGLEKKLFHSKQTLVNLKFGQPKNYLKAIDYLGTPPNNFWQILSKGLKNAIQNLGGEDFACVLGQEMAGYATGENYFVAQALGFRHSHLDVGAYSFDQESECKDIQKALKFFQKEENYRVILTSCVGCLFARKAYPLEILAKALSSVDLNFSESELFQLGEQIAAKRWNLKIKTGFNPLTVRIPKRFLSVKTFKGKIDKNYLQNLQKQYANYIKQLANKDFTPTKK, encoded by the coding sequence ATGACCAAAATAAAAGTTCTATTTATCAATTTAAATACCCAAAAAATAAAAATCGAATACATATCTCCTAAGGGGACTCTACTTGGTGGATCAGGCTTAGCAGCATGGCTTTATGAACAATACGGGCTCTTCAATCAACCAGCAGAACATCCCAAACAACCTCTTATCTTCAGCATTGGTCCTCTTACAGGTTTATATCCTATGATGAGCAAAGTGGTAATGGCTTTTAAATCCCCATACAATCAACAATATGCAGAAAGTCATGCAGGCGGACGATTAGCCTTAGCTATAAAATTTTCTGGTTATCATGCCATAGTTATCCAAGGAAAATGTCCTCAATTATCTGTAATAGAAGTTGGAGATAAAAAAATAAATTTTTTCTCCACTCCTTTTCTTAAACAAGAAGATGTCTTTAATACTGGAAAAATTCTAAGAAAAATTTCTACTTTACCTCCAGGAAAAAGATCTATTTTACGTATAGGACCAGCAGGTGAAAATCAAATAGCTATTGCTTGTGTCAATGTAGATACTTACCGTCATTTTGGTCGACTAGGTGGCGGGGCTATTTTTGGGGCAAAAAACCTTAAAGGCATTATTATTGGCGGAAATTCCTCCTATAGTTTACAAAATCTTTCAAATCTAAAAGAATATAATAACTTATATCAGCAAATCTACAATACAATTACGACTACTAAGGCAGTTCATAAATATCATGATATTGGTACTGCTCAAAATCTAATCCCATTAAACGAACTTAGATGTCTCCCTTGGAATAATCTTCAAAAAACTTCTGATCCTGGTATTAAGGGAATATCAGGCGAACTTTTTGCTCAAAAACTTCTTCTCCGTAAAGCAGCCTGTTCTGGCTGCCCTGTAGGCTGTATTCATATTGGAATCTTACGAGAACAATTTGCAAAAGAACATGAGTATCTCTATCGCCAAGTATCTTACGACTATGAACCAATATTTGCCTTAGGCTCTATGCTCGGAATAAAAAGAGCAAAGCAAGTACTAAAACTATTAGATAAAGTAGAAAAAGTAGGATTAGATGCCATCTCCTCTGGAGTACTTTTAGCTTATGTCACAGAAGGATTAGAAAAAAAGCTATTTCACTCTAAACAAACTTTAGTTAATTTAAAATTTGGCCAACCTAAAAACTACCTTAAAGCCATTGATTACCTCGGAACGCCACCTAATAATTTTTGGCAAATACTCAGCAAAGGACTTAAAAACGCTATTCAAAACTTAGGAGGAGAAGATTTTGCCTGCGTTCTTGGGCAAGAAATGGCAGGTTATGCAACAGGAGAAAACTATTTTGTGGCCCAAGCCTTAGGTTTTAGGCATTCTCATTTAGATGTAGGGGCCTATAGCTTTGACCAAGAATCTGAATGCAAAGATATACAAAAGGCACTCAAATTTTTTCAAAAAGAAGAAAACTATCGAGTAATCTTGACTAGCTGCGTAGGATGTTTATTCGCACGCAAGGCTTATCCTTTGGAAATTCTAGCAAAAGCCCTTTCCTCTGTTGACTTAAATTTCTCAGAAAGCGAATTATTTCAACTTGGAGAACAAATCGCTGCTAAACGCTGGAATTTAAAAATCAAAACAGGCTTTAATCCCTTAACTGTACGTATTCCCAAAAGATTTCTTTCTGTAAAAACCTTTAAAGGCAAAATAGATAAAAACTATTTGCAAAATTTACAAAAACAGTATGCAAACTATATCAAACAATTAGCTAATAAAGATTTCACACCTACAAAAAAATAG
- a CDS encoding 4Fe-4S dicluster domain-containing protein, with amino-acid sequence MKRLKAIDMKRCIGCYSCVLACARLVHKSISWQKSGIQIHSLGGLSTGFDATYCLACDPPPCAEACPTEALKPKKGGGIMLVSKYCIGCGNCAKACPIGAITFDSESQKPIFCLHCGQCVNFCPHHCLSLVDVKEKPKKQP; translated from the coding sequence ATGAAACGATTAAAAGCTATCGATATGAAGAGATGTATAGGATGTTATTCCTGTGTCCTAGCCTGTGCCCGCTTGGTTCACAAAAGTATTTCTTGGCAAAAAAGTGGAATCCAAATTCACTCTCTAGGTGGTCTCTCTACAGGATTTGACGCTACATATTGTTTAGCCTGCGATCCTCCTCCTTGCGCTGAAGCATGCCCAACTGAAGCCTTAAAACCTAAAAAAGGTGGGGGGATCATGCTGGTATCAAAGTACTGTATAGGTTGCGGGAACTGTGCTAAAGCATGTCCTATCGGAGCCATAACTTTTGATTCTGAGTCTCAAAAACCAATATTTTGCCTTCATTGTGGCCAATGTGTAAACTTTTGTCCTCATCATTGCTTAAGCTTAGTAGATGTTAAAGAAAAACCAAAGAAGCAACCTTAA
- a CDS encoding pyridoxal phosphate-dependent aminotransferase, with protein sequence MQLAQRILEVPPSATLAVNAKAQELKKQGKDIISLAVGEPDFSPPTEVKNALLEAVNEEFFQYLPVPGLTELRQAGANYFKRFYGAEASFEEVMFSNGGKQCLYNLFQVLLNPGDEVLIPAPYWVSYPPMVQLAGAVPKIIPTSLENDFELTLEELERSIGPKTKMLILNSPSNPTGVNYSEKKLVALAKLALEKGLFVISDEVYDQLVYAPSIPVSLSRLWTEYKDQLAIVNALSKSFALTGLRVGFVLTSKNIIKAMTKLQGQSCSNICSIVQRAALVALQGDFNFLDEKRKLLRERRNLAIKLLNNLELVCPRPDGAFYLFPEIKKYFKGEIKDSTSLCNYLLEEAGVALVPGIAFGDDNCVRISYAVSQEVLVQALEKVYHALKKI encoded by the coding sequence ATGCAACTTGCCCAGAGAATATTAGAGGTTCCACCATCTGCAACCTTAGCAGTTAATGCTAAGGCTCAGGAGTTAAAAAAACAGGGGAAAGATATTATTAGCTTAGCTGTTGGGGAGCCGGATTTCTCTCCTCCTACAGAGGTTAAAAACGCACTTTTAGAAGCAGTAAACGAAGAGTTTTTTCAATATCTTCCTGTTCCTGGTTTAACAGAATTGCGACAAGCTGGGGCCAATTATTTTAAACGATTTTATGGCGCAGAAGCTTCTTTTGAAGAAGTTATGTTTAGTAATGGGGGAAAACAATGTTTGTATAATCTTTTTCAGGTGTTACTAAATCCTGGAGATGAGGTCCTAATTCCTGCTCCTTATTGGGTTAGTTATCCGCCTATGGTTCAGTTGGCAGGAGCTGTTCCTAAAATTATTCCTACTTCGTTAGAAAATGACTTTGAACTGACATTAGAAGAATTAGAAAGATCTATTGGCCCTAAGACTAAGATGCTTATTTTAAACTCTCCTTCTAATCCTACAGGAGTAAATTATTCTGAAAAAAAATTAGTTGCTTTGGCTAAATTGGCTTTGGAAAAGGGCCTTTTTGTGATATCTGACGAGGTATATGACCAGTTGGTTTATGCCCCAAGCATTCCAGTATCTTTGTCAAGATTATGGACAGAATATAAGGATCAATTAGCTATTGTAAATGCTTTGTCCAAAAGTTTTGCCCTTACTGGCTTGAGAGTTGGGTTTGTATTAACCTCGAAAAATATTATTAAGGCTATGACCAAACTTCAGGGGCAAAGTTGTTCCAACATTTGTTCAATTGTGCAACGGGCAGCATTAGTGGCTTTGCAAGGAGATTTTAATTTTTTAGATGAAAAGCGAAAATTATTAAGAGAGAGAAGAAATTTGGCAATAAAACTTCTTAATAATTTGGAGCTTGTCTGTCCTCGGCCAGATGGGGCATTTTATTTGTTTCCTGAAATAAAAAAATATTTTAAGGGAGAGATTAAGGATTCTACCTCCTTATGTAATTATTTATTAGAAGAAGCTGGAGTGGCTTTGGTCCCTGGCATTGCTTTTGGAGATGATAACTGCGTTCGGATCTCTTATGCTGTTAGTCAGGAGGTTTTGGTTCAAGCTCTGGAAAAAGTTTATCATGCTTTAAAAAAGATTTAG